The following proteins come from a genomic window of Leptospira bandrabouensis:
- a CDS encoding pyridoxal phosphate-dependent aminotransferase: protein MNQNPLTFSNRFSLLGDINSENKIHQTKENLELLGNVILDLTNSNPTKLGLEFPANAISHIFSSLDLSQYEPVPEGLESTRQSIVSDYEKRGVSAQTSDLTLTSSTSEAYSYIFKLFTNPGDEILTPNPGYPLFSFLIGLENLKEVHYPLKENTESGKWTYSAETIANCISTKTKLILLVSPANPTGSRTTAKFWKEWEELGIQIPILLDEVFVGYEFSGEPHTIPSSPNFPLLICNGFSKLLALPGFKLGWILNKSPKIYHSEIQKNLGFVADTYLSVNSLVQLATPELLPWKSMIQNRIRTRIMRNLSICHLYLKENPKIKNISGVEAGWYFIFEMNLDTKDEDLVLDILTKAKVFFHPGSWYEFSHNRCFLVISLISEEETLRQGLEAFLSYLK, encoded by the coding sequence TTGAACCAAAATCCCTTAACATTTTCCAATCGATTTTCTTTGTTAGGTGATATAAATTCAGAAAATAAAATTCACCAAACAAAAGAAAATTTAGAACTTTTAGGAAATGTAATTTTAGATCTTACCAATTCCAATCCTACCAAACTAGGGTTGGAATTTCCAGCAAATGCTATATCTCATATATTTTCCAGTTTGGATCTTAGTCAGTACGAGCCAGTACCAGAAGGATTAGAATCAACAAGACAATCCATTGTTTCAGACTATGAAAAACGTGGAGTCTCGGCACAAACATCGGATCTAACTCTAACCTCAAGTACATCAGAAGCCTATTCTTATATTTTCAAATTATTTACAAATCCAGGAGACGAAATTTTAACACCTAATCCTGGTTATCCCCTATTTAGCTTTCTCATCGGCCTTGAAAATCTGAAAGAAGTCCATTATCCCTTAAAAGAAAATACAGAATCGGGCAAATGGACTTATTCTGCAGAAACTATAGCCAATTGCATTAGCACAAAAACTAAACTCATTCTTTTGGTGAGTCCTGCAAATCCAACAGGTTCGCGAACTACTGCAAAGTTTTGGAAAGAATGGGAAGAATTAGGAATCCAAATTCCCATTCTCTTAGATGAAGTTTTTGTAGGTTATGAGTTCTCGGGTGAACCTCACACTATTCCAAGTTCGCCTAACTTTCCTTTATTGATATGTAATGGTTTTTCCAAACTTTTGGCACTCCCTGGTTTCAAATTAGGATGGATTCTTAATAAAAGCCCAAAGATTTACCATTCAGAAATTCAGAAAAATTTAGGATTTGTCGCTGATACTTACCTTTCCGTCAATTCACTCGTTCAATTGGCAACTCCAGAACTTCTTCCTTGGAAATCAATGATCCAAAATCGTATCCGAACAAGAATTATGCGAAATTTATCAATTTGTCATTTGTATTTAAAAGAAAATCCAAAAATCAAAAACATATCTGGAGTTGAGGCTGGATGGTATTTTATTTTCGAAATGAATCTGGATACAAAAGACGAAGATTTAGTTTTGGATATACTTACTAAAGCCAAAGTTTTTTTCCATCCCGGATCTTGGTATGAATTTTCGCATAACCGCTGTTTCCTAGTCATCAGTTTAATTTCTGAAGAAGAAACTTTAAGACAAGGATTAGAGGCCTTTCTGTCTTACCTTAAGTAA
- a CDS encoding SDR family NAD(P)-dependent oxidoreductase → MKYALITGASTGLGKDFALTLAKKGYTPVLVARNAERLKALATEIKTKYGIQSVVITQDLGKPNAAEVLYKAVKKLKLSIHCLVNNAGFGLNGEFFKNSFEKESELIQLNVTTLAQLCHLFLQDMIKAKDGYILNVASTAAFQPGPLMSNYYASKAYVLSLSEGLAEEVRDYGVTVTCVCPGPTQTEFFERANMTKINLVKSSFLIMNSQDVVDIGLDALFGKKVVKITGFFNFLLAQSVRFSPRFVVRLIAKYLHKAG, encoded by the coding sequence ATGAAATACGCGTTAATTACAGGTGCTTCTACAGGACTCGGAAAAGATTTTGCACTCACTTTGGCAAAAAAGGGTTACACTCCCGTTTTGGTGGCAAGGAATGCCGAAAGGTTAAAGGCTCTTGCCACAGAAATTAAAACCAAATACGGAATCCAAAGTGTAGTGATCACACAAGATTTGGGCAAACCGAATGCAGCAGAGGTTTTATACAAAGCAGTCAAAAAGTTAAAATTATCAATTCATTGTTTGGTGAATAATGCAGGTTTCGGTCTCAATGGAGAATTTTTTAAAAATTCTTTTGAAAAAGAATCTGAGTTAATCCAACTCAATGTGACCACTTTAGCACAACTTTGCCATTTATTTTTGCAAGATATGATCAAAGCGAAAGATGGTTATATCTTAAATGTTGCTTCCACTGCTGCATTCCAACCTGGTCCACTGATGTCAAACTACTACGCATCCAAAGCATATGTTCTTTCACTTAGTGAAGGACTTGCGGAAGAAGTTCGGGATTATGGTGTAACAGTCACCTGTGTATGTCCAGGGCCCACACAAACAGAGTTTTTCGAAAGAGCCAATATGACCAAAATTAATTTAGTAAAGTCATCCTTTCTCATTATGAATTCACAGGATGTAGTAGATATAGGACTCGATGCATTGTTCGGAAAAAAGGTCGTAAAAATTACAGGCTTCTTTAATTTCCTTCTAGCACAGTCAGTTCGATTTTCTCCAAGATTCGTAGTTCGCTTGATTGCAAAATATTTACACAAAGCTGGATGA
- a CDS encoding MFS transporter, which translates to MSQPLTHPLHTIQKERAIILILAALQFLHILDFVIMMPLGPVFMESFKIDSAAFGLLVSSYSISAGVFGLIGALFLDSYDRKLSLLVLFFGFSFGTLLCAFAPNYGFLLFARVVAGGFGGMIGATVLSIIGDIIPVFRRGTATGVVMSSFSVASVIGIPIGLSLANQYGWHFPFLSLAIAGFLILPIGYKVLPSIRYHLDSDVHPKQSQLKSLKQVITKKDHFAPFIFMIFLMFGGFTIIPFLSPFLVSNVGLAISELPYIYFFGGLFTFFTSRFIGKLSDRYGKLKIYQIISIIAVIPIVIVVTLTKTSLPIVLTVTTLFMILVSGRMVPAFAMITSAVEPRIRGSFMSVNSAIQQIASGAASYVAGLILVQTADNQLVNYELVGMISVFSLLFSVYLAKKIKIAG; encoded by the coding sequence ATGAGCCAACCTCTTACCCATCCGCTTCATACCATCCAAAAAGAAAGAGCCATCATCCTTATCTTAGCCGCCCTCCAATTTTTACACATTTTGGATTTTGTCATCATGATGCCACTCGGGCCAGTTTTTATGGAAAGTTTCAAAATTGACTCGGCCGCCTTCGGTTTACTTGTTTCTTCCTATTCTATCAGTGCTGGAGTGTTTGGGCTCATCGGTGCTTTGTTTTTAGATTCTTATGATCGTAAATTGAGCCTTCTTGTTTTATTCTTTGGATTTTCTTTTGGAACTTTGTTATGTGCATTTGCTCCTAATTACGGTTTTCTACTTTTTGCAAGAGTTGTTGCCGGCGGATTTGGTGGAATGATTGGGGCCACTGTACTTTCCATCATTGGAGATATCATCCCTGTATTCAGAAGAGGTACTGCCACAGGTGTTGTGATGAGTTCATTTTCCGTAGCTTCGGTGATTGGAATTCCGATTGGTTTATCATTAGCGAATCAGTACGGATGGCATTTTCCATTTCTTTCATTGGCAATTGCAGGATTTCTAATTTTACCTATCGGTTACAAAGTTTTACCGTCCATTCGTTATCATTTGGATTCGGATGTTCACCCCAAACAGTCACAGTTAAAATCATTGAAACAAGTAATTACTAAAAAAGACCATTTCGCTCCCTTCATTTTTATGATTTTTTTGATGTTTGGTGGATTTACCATCATTCCGTTTTTAAGCCCATTTCTTGTTTCTAATGTTGGATTGGCGATTAGTGAACTTCCATATATTTATTTTTTTGGTGGGTTGTTTACTTTTTTTACAAGCCGATTTATTGGTAAATTATCAGATCGTTACGGAAAACTAAAAATTTACCAAATCATATCTATCATTGCTGTCATTCCCATTGTGATTGTGGTAACGCTAACGAAAACTTCTTTGCCTATTGTTCTTACAGTGACAACATTATTTATGATTTTGGTATCAGGAAGGATGGTTCCTGCGTTTGCTATGATTACCTCTGCTGTTGAACCAAGGATTCGCGGAAGTTTTATGTCGGTAAATTCTGCTATCCAGCAGATCGCTTCTGGAGCGGCTTCCTATGTAGCCGGTCTCATATTAGTCCAGACAGCTGACAACCAACTTGTGAATTATGAATTGGTGGGAATGATTTCTGTATTTAGTTTATTGTTTAGTGTTTATTTAGCAAAAAAAATAAAAATTGCAGGATAA
- a CDS encoding DUF3347 domain-containing protein, whose protein sequence is MNSNSNSGKKNQNMNVFRISLIVLAVFALSCKEEAVPFETAHQNIVAKLLAENQILLEEYLKDNPKPNWKIFSETLDALVASGHPKLKSWAENLRPHLPASGADLDSSYEKISKIQEILIQIKTEVPNQSQYNRFYCPMVDKSWLMTGREVKNPYAPEMRDCGEMLQ, encoded by the coding sequence TTGAATTCCAATTCCAACTCAGGAAAAAAGAATCAAAATATGAATGTATTTCGGATTTCACTCATCGTTTTAGCTGTTTTTGCCCTTTCTTGCAAGGAAGAGGCCGTTCCTTTTGAAACCGCCCACCAAAACATAGTGGCAAAACTCCTCGCAGAGAACCAAATCCTTCTCGAAGAGTATCTAAAAGACAATCCTAAACCAAATTGGAAAATATTTTCAGAAACATTGGATGCATTGGTGGCCAGTGGACATCCAAAATTAAAGTCCTGGGCTGAAAATTTACGCCCACACCTACCAGCATCTGGTGCCGATTTAGATTCAAGTTATGAAAAAATTTCCAAAATTCAGGAAATATTGATCCAAATAAAAACGGAAGTGCCAAACCAATCTCAATACAATCGATTTTACTGTCCTATGGTTGATAAATCTTGGCTAATGACAGGAAGAGAAGTAAAAAATCCCTATGCTCCAGAAATGAGAGACTGTGGTGAAATGTTACAGTAA
- a CDS encoding VOC family protein, translating into MIIVEGIGHVSIPVSQLDTSIDFYRDIFDFEVETKKATEAILSLDSFRIRLVVAEVSDRSLPILSFVMDVDDFTEAISELEEKNVKIIKGPEGTDSGECLTFADPSQNLIEIFYSN; encoded by the coding sequence ATGATTATTGTAGAAGGCATTGGCCACGTCAGTATCCCCGTCTCCCAGCTCGACACCTCTATCGATTTTTACAGGGACATTTTTGACTTCGAAGTGGAGACAAAGAAGGCTACTGAGGCAATTCTTTCTCTGGATTCGTTTCGGATCCGTTTGGTAGTGGCAGAAGTTTCTGACAGATCTCTACCTATCCTCAGTTTTGTGATGGATGTGGATGATTTCACAGAAGCCATTAGCGAATTGGAAGAAAAAAACGTTAAGATCATCAAAGGACCAGAAGGAACCGATTCTGGGGAATGTCTTACGTTTGCAGATCCAAGCCAAAATTTGATCGAAATCTTTTATTCAAACTAA
- a CDS encoding LIC10067 family putative lipoprotein yields MRRILYTIGFSLVLGSSFSCKASSKEDPLVALLSSPPVVSSVTPQIGSPAQNNLNAIYPATEVIIKGENFGVDPVVRFNDVVAAITANLGTELHTRVPDGAYSGFITVSKSGGSCLPNSKQGANCSGTEYFIDCYAITNKQYGSEIEIKQGQSLSVEFGAIETKAFHTDTLLGARNLIIGCQSVVTVRVFSRSCQATDYVLQNDPIIPFPAGVATQFYITANSATCSLVL; encoded by the coding sequence ATGAGAAGGATTTTATACACAATCGGATTCTCACTAGTACTTGGAAGCAGTTTTTCTTGCAAAGCTTCTTCGAAGGAGGACCCACTTGTAGCTTTATTAAGCTCACCTCCTGTTGTATCTTCTGTTACCCCACAAATTGGTAGTCCTGCCCAAAACAATCTGAATGCGATTTACCCTGCAACAGAGGTGATAATCAAAGGAGAAAATTTCGGCGTTGATCCCGTCGTTAGATTTAACGATGTTGTCGCGGCAATTACTGCCAATCTAGGAACCGAATTACATACTCGAGTTCCCGATGGTGCCTACTCGGGATTTATCACAGTATCAAAATCAGGTGGTTCTTGTTTGCCGAATTCGAAACAAGGTGCAAACTGTTCCGGAACAGAATACTTTATCGACTGCTATGCGATCACAAACAAACAATACGGATCTGAAATTGAAATCAAACAAGGTCAAAGTTTATCAGTAGAATTTGGTGCCATTGAAACAAAAGCATTTCATACAGATACCTTACTCGGTGCTCGAAACTTGATCATTGGCTGCCAAAGTGTTGTCACTGTGCGTGTATTTAGTAGATCGTGTCAGGCAACTGACTATGTACTTCAGAACGACCCGATCATTCCTTTTCCTGCAGGAGTGGCAACGCAGTTCTACATCACTGCAAATTCTGCTACTTGTAGTTTAGTTCTTTAG
- a CDS encoding enoyl-CoA hydratase-related protein has product MNTVTLHTHHSYVALIELNRPDAKNAISLQLLAELQEKIQEVKRNKARVLVITGVGDSFCSGADLKERKSMSDLQVKQFLKNINLCFSDLANLSIPTIAAINGFAFGGGLELALSCDIRYASEAAQMGLTETKLGIIPGAGGTQRLSRIVGESTALEWIFSGKKLSGKEAMVRGLVSQVFSPDSLKESSLALAREISESAPIAVSAAKKAVRRGLELPMESALEWERLCYFETIGTKDRLEALQAFAEKRKPNFKGE; this is encoded by the coding sequence ATGAACACTGTCACACTCCATACCCACCACAGTTATGTAGCATTAATCGAACTCAACCGGCCTGATGCTAAAAATGCCATTTCTCTCCAACTTCTGGCCGAATTACAAGAAAAGATTCAGGAAGTAAAAAGAAACAAAGCTCGTGTCTTAGTCATCACCGGAGTCGGCGATTCCTTTTGTTCCGGTGCCGATTTGAAAGAGAGAAAATCCATGTCGGATTTGCAGGTAAAACAATTCTTAAAAAATATCAATCTCTGTTTTTCAGATTTGGCAAATCTTTCGATACCTACCATTGCCGCAATCAATGGGTTTGCATTTGGTGGAGGTTTAGAGTTGGCTTTATCATGTGATATTCGTTATGCGAGTGAAGCAGCACAAATGGGACTCACTGAAACTAAATTAGGAATCATTCCAGGGGCAGGTGGAACACAGAGACTGTCGCGAATTGTTGGTGAATCTACTGCTTTGGAATGGATATTTTCTGGAAAAAAATTAAGTGGAAAAGAAGCGATGGTCCGAGGTTTGGTGTCCCAAGTTTTTAGTCCGGATTCTTTAAAGGAATCTTCTCTTGCCTTAGCACGGGAGATATCAGAATCTGCACCTATTGCTGTTTCTGCTGCAAAAAAAGCAGTCCGTCGTGGATTGGAATTACCTATGGAATCGGCATTGGAGTGGGAGAGGCTTTGTTATTTTGAAACAATTGGTACAAAAGACCGATTGGAAGCCTTACAAGCATTTGCTGAAAAAAGAAAACCTAATTTTAAGGGAGAATGA
- the dcd gene encoding dCTP deaminase codes for MILTGKEILKRLGTDIKIEPYDANLLNPNSYNLRLHEDLLVYSEFPLDMKKPNPVQTLKIPEEGLLMEPGKLYLGRTIEFTETHNLVPMLEGRSSIGRLGMFVHITAGFGDVGFKGFWTLEIQVTHPLRVYAGVQICQIFYHTVEGEISEYKSGKYQANQGIQPSLLYKDFEKK; via the coding sequence GTGATTTTAACTGGAAAAGAAATTTTAAAAAGATTGGGGACTGATATCAAAATTGAACCTTATGATGCGAATTTATTAAACCCCAATTCATACAATTTGCGATTACATGAGGACCTTTTGGTTTATTCTGAATTTCCATTAGATATGAAAAAACCAAACCCTGTGCAAACTTTAAAGATACCAGAAGAAGGTTTACTCATGGAACCGGGTAAATTGTATTTAGGACGAACCATCGAATTTACCGAGACTCACAACCTAGTGCCGATGTTAGAGGGTCGTTCTTCTATTGGGAGACTAGGAATGTTTGTGCATATCACAGCTGGATTTGGTGATGTTGGCTTTAAAGGTTTTTGGACTCTTGAAATTCAAGTCACTCATCCACTACGTGTGTATGCAGGGGTTCAAATTTGCCAGATTTTTTATCATACAGTGGAAGGCGAAATCAGCGAATACAAATCAGGAAAGTACCAAGCCAACCAAGGCATCCAACCATCTTTATTGTATAAAGACTTTGAAAAGAAATAG
- a CDS encoding DUF2147 domain-containing protein, translating into MNQKLVLSVWTAILFTGSSLLAQEADVALGRYLPPEKDSVIEIFKCGDKYCGKTVCIKDNAYPEKEKDKGVPGTPYLDHNNEDPKLRNRPNLGMVFITGFDYVGEGVYKNGKIYNPRDGKTYCGKFTSLEGGNRLDLKGTLCSITFIGKTNNWVKLGGVNLDDPKWDCTFKAKK; encoded by the coding sequence ATGAATCAAAAACTTGTTTTAAGTGTATGGACGGCTATTCTCTTTACAGGAAGTTCTCTTCTTGCGCAAGAGGCTGACGTTGCTTTAGGACGATATCTGCCACCTGAAAAAGACTCAGTTATCGAAATTTTCAAATGTGGTGATAAATACTGCGGTAAAACAGTTTGTATCAAAGACAATGCTTACCCTGAAAAAGAGAAAGATAAAGGTGTTCCAGGAACTCCTTACCTAGATCACAACAACGAAGATCCAAAATTACGTAATCGTCCGAACCTTGGTATGGTATTTATCACTGGATTTGATTATGTTGGAGAAGGTGTTTACAAAAACGGTAAGATTTACAATCCTCGTGATGGAAAAACCTACTGTGGAAAATTCACATCATTGGAAGGTGGGAATCGATTGGATCTAAAAGGAACACTTTGTTCTATCACCTTTATTGGAAAAACGAACAACTGGGTAAAACTTGGTGGTGTGAATCTTGATGACCCAAAATGGGACTGCACTTTCAAAGCTAAAAAATAA
- a CDS encoding methyl-accepting chemotaxis protein, whose protein sequence is MKRCSLKNKIIMFHFKSNDSTREFLIQNRKSIREHIIRNTSIDQSNHREVEELLELQKKLRSLITASADEIAVSILGSATNLKNIENLQSEFVSGLSHFSDISANLASSAEELDAVIHSVSYQISETLKTFDATGQRNIELVKSLENTAKEIETIAKQSLWVKVENQKNEVEIQLLYNDLQKINENIQLVKEISDRTNLLALNASIEAARAGEEGRGFSVVADGVSKLAENTKVAVKTIQESAQHIRSRFLEFQENSKTRTAVLIEIIEKIQAIETSVVSNRKESNVNLSEIQVLITQFHDLELKLREVGIASQNIANDSTSISNQVHILSDHSVQTKSDFEAIFSKIENTVKLITNQNSVWLLEFIFQRRLDHIHWVQAVDKAITSGNVNLFPQLDHTLCKMGLWYYQSSVLDSKQKAIHDQLETPHRELHRCAIRIKEAITQNDKEKITLERSNLQGFFLELGKIFDSYIQYLELKTMQDQQLTSIN, encoded by the coding sequence TTGAAACGATGCAGTTTAAAAAATAAAATTATTATGTTTCATTTTAAATCAAATGATTCCACTAGGGAATTTTTAATACAAAACCGTAAGTCGATTAGAGAACATATCATTCGAAATACTTCTATTGATCAGTCAAATCATCGTGAAGTTGAAGAACTTTTAGAATTACAAAAAAAATTAAGAAGTTTAATAACTGCATCAGCAGATGAAATCGCAGTTTCCATCCTTGGTTCTGCTACTAATCTAAAAAATATTGAGAACTTACAATCGGAATTTGTATCTGGTCTTTCCCATTTTAGCGATATTTCTGCAAATTTAGCAAGTAGTGCAGAAGAGCTCGATGCTGTGATTCATTCAGTTTCCTATCAAATTTCAGAGACCTTAAAGACCTTTGATGCAACAGGCCAAAGGAATATTGAATTAGTAAAAAGTTTAGAAAATACTGCAAAAGAAATTGAAACAATCGCAAAACAATCGTTATGGGTAAAGGTTGAGAACCAAAAAAATGAAGTTGAAATCCAACTTTTATACAATGATTTACAAAAGATTAATGAGAACATACAGTTGGTTAAAGAAATCTCTGACCGTACCAATTTATTGGCTCTAAATGCTTCGATAGAAGCTGCTAGGGCTGGTGAAGAAGGAAGAGGATTTTCTGTGGTTGCGGATGGTGTTTCCAAATTAGCAGAAAACACAAAGGTAGCAGTAAAAACAATTCAAGAATCTGCACAACATATTAGGTCACGATTTTTAGAATTCCAAGAGAACTCAAAAACTAGAACTGCGGTTCTCATTGAAATCATTGAAAAGATCCAAGCCATTGAAACATCGGTTGTCTCAAACCGTAAAGAATCAAATGTGAATTTAAGTGAAATCCAAGTTTTGATTACACAATTTCATGATTTAGAATTGAAACTTCGAGAAGTGGGGATTGCATCTCAGAATATTGCCAATGATTCCACTAGTATCTCAAATCAAGTGCACATACTTTCTGATCACAGTGTACAAACAAAATCTGATTTTGAAGCTATATTTAGTAAAATTGAAAATACGGTGAAACTCATTACAAATCAAAATTCAGTTTGGTTGTTAGAGTTCATTTTTCAAAGAAGATTAGATCATATTCATTGGGTTCAAGCAGTCGACAAAGCAATAACAAGTGGAAATGTAAATTTATTTCCGCAATTAGATCATACACTCTGTAAAATGGGTCTATGGTATTATCAAAGTTCTGTATTGGATTCTAAACAAAAGGCAATTCATGACCAATTAGAAACTCCTCATCGAGAATTACATCGATGTGCCATTCGAATCAAAGAGGCAATTACACAAAATGACAAAGAGAAAATTACTTTAGAAAGATCTAACTTACAGGGATTTTTCCTAGAGTTAGGAAAAATATTTGATAGCTACATCCAATATTTGGAACTTAAAACTATGCAAGATCAGCAACTAACCTCAATTAATTGA